From a region of the Ardenticatena maritima genome:
- the carB gene encoding carbamoyl-phosphate synthase large subunit, translating to MPKRTDIQSILVIGAGPIVIGQAAEFDYSGAQAVKVLKREGYRVILVNSNPATIMTDPQLADATYVEPLSLDVLEAIIARERPDAVLPTVGGQTGLNLGVQLAESGVLERYGVELIGASLEAVRLAEDRERFRRAMVDAGLEVPLGRMVGSLEEAFEVADEIERATGRRFPLLIRPSFTLGGSGGGIAFNEEEFVDKVEFGLRESPVHTVLVEESVLGWKEYELEVMRDRADNFVVICSIENIDPMGVHTGDSITVAPAMTLTDREYQRLRDMARVVMHTVGVETGGSNVQFAVNPADGRTLVIEMNPRVSRSSALASKATGFPIAKIAALLAVGYTLDEIRNDITRTTVAAFEPSIDYVVTKIPRWAFEKFPGVDPTLGPQMKSVGEVMAIGRTFKESLLKGLQSLDLPRPYYPTGRYRVWDGRLESLAVPRAERMWALWEALRAGHTPDEVAQAASIDRWWLYQLAQVVALERELVQYSRLDDVPAEVLRVAKRYGFSDEHIAWLLETPALDAVTPRPADGGEAVRQRRLAEGVAPTYHVVDTCAAEFESYTPYLYSSYEVETEAPPSTREKVIILGGGPNRIGQGIEFDYCCVHAAWAMQDDGYEAVMVNCNPETVSTDYDTSDRLYFEPLTPEHVRNICEREQPLKGVIVQFGGQTPLNLVEALDKAGIPILGTPPDAIHLAEDRGRFGALLKELGIPSPAWGVARSLEEAQRVAAEIGYPVVVRPSYVLGGRAMAIVYDEAHLAQFIEAAFEAAPGQSVLIDQYLEDAYEVDVDAVADGERVVIGGVMQHIEEAGIHSGDSACVLPPYKISYFHLSRIRDYTERLGLALGVRGLMNVQYAIKDDEVYVLEVNPRASRTVPFVSKATGVPLARLAALVMVGHTLEELGLTREPDVPGFFVKEAVLPFKKFLGVDALLGPEMRSTGEVMGVGWRFGEAFSKAQLAAGDRLPTEGTVFISVNDFDKGAALKIARDLHRLGFRLLATRGTAAFFANAGLPVEPVNKVSEGSPHVVDLIRRGEIHLIINTPLGATAHDDGRSIRVAAVRYGVPLLTTLSAAQAAVNGIRAMREAKWDVRPLQVL from the coding sequence ATGCCAAAACGGACTGACATTCAAAGCATTCTGGTCATCGGCGCAGGACCGATTGTCATTGGGCAGGCTGCCGAGTTTGATTACAGCGGCGCGCAAGCCGTGAAAGTGCTCAAACGTGAGGGGTATCGCGTCATTCTGGTGAACAGCAACCCCGCCACCATCATGACCGACCCCCAACTGGCGGATGCCACCTACGTTGAACCGCTCAGCCTCGACGTGTTGGAAGCCATCATCGCACGCGAACGCCCGGATGCGGTGTTGCCCACGGTGGGGGGGCAAACCGGTTTGAATCTGGGCGTGCAACTCGCCGAATCAGGTGTGCTGGAACGCTACGGCGTCGAACTGATTGGCGCGAGTTTGGAAGCCGTGCGGCTCGCCGAAGACCGCGAACGCTTCCGCCGCGCCATGGTTGACGCCGGTTTGGAAGTCCCGCTGGGGCGCATGGTGGGCTCGCTGGAAGAAGCCTTCGAGGTGGCCGATGAGATTGAACGCGCAACGGGGCGGCGCTTCCCCTTGCTGATTCGCCCCTCGTTTACGCTGGGGGGCAGCGGCGGTGGTATCGCCTTCAACGAAGAGGAGTTTGTGGACAAAGTCGAATTCGGGTTGCGCGAAAGCCCCGTGCATACCGTGCTGGTGGAAGAGAGCGTGCTCGGCTGGAAAGAGTACGAATTGGAAGTGATGCGCGACCGCGCCGACAACTTTGTGGTGATTTGTTCCATTGAAAACATTGACCCCATGGGGGTTCACACAGGCGATAGCATTACCGTTGCGCCGGCCATGACGCTCACCGACCGCGAATATCAACGCCTGCGCGATATGGCGCGCGTCGTCATGCACACGGTGGGCGTGGAAACAGGCGGCTCGAATGTGCAATTTGCCGTCAATCCGGCGGATGGGCGCACGCTCGTGATTGAGATGAACCCGCGCGTGAGCCGCTCATCGGCGCTGGCTAGCAAAGCGACGGGCTTCCCCATTGCCAAGATTGCGGCGTTGTTGGCGGTGGGGTACACGCTGGACGAAATCCGCAACGACATTACCCGCACCACGGTGGCGGCGTTCGAGCCGAGTATTGACTACGTGGTGACCAAAATCCCACGCTGGGCGTTCGAGAAGTTCCCCGGCGTTGACCCAACACTGGGACCGCAAATGAAGAGCGTCGGCGAAGTGATGGCGATAGGGCGCACGTTCAAGGAATCTCTGCTCAAAGGGTTGCAGTCGCTGGATTTGCCGCGCCCTTACTACCCAACCGGTCGCTATCGCGTCTGGGATGGTCGGCTGGAATCGCTGGCGGTGCCGCGCGCCGAGCGCATGTGGGCGCTGTGGGAAGCCCTGCGTGCCGGACACACCCCCGATGAGGTGGCGCAGGCGGCGAGCATTGACCGCTGGTGGCTCTACCAGTTAGCGCAGGTGGTGGCGCTGGAACGCGAATTGGTGCAGTATTCGCGCCTGGATGACGTTCCCGCCGAGGTGTTGCGTGTCGCCAAGCGCTACGGCTTCAGCGATGAACACATCGCCTGGCTGCTCGAAACCCCCGCGCTGGACGCCGTCACGCCCCGCCCCGCCGATGGCGGCGAAGCGGTGCGCCAGCGCCGTTTGGCGGAAGGCGTCGCCCCTACCTATCACGTTGTGGATACCTGCGCCGCCGAGTTTGAATCCTACACGCCCTATCTGTACAGTTCCTACGAAGTCGAAACCGAAGCGCCGCCAAGCACGCGCGAAAAAGTCATCATTCTGGGCGGTGGTCCCAACCGCATTGGGCAAGGTATCGAGTTCGACTATTGCTGTGTCCATGCCGCCTGGGCTATGCAGGACGACGGCTATGAAGCCGTCATGGTCAACTGCAACCCTGAAACCGTAAGCACGGACTACGACACGTCCGACCGCCTCTACTTTGAGCCGCTGACGCCCGAACACGTGCGCAACATTTGCGAACGCGAACAGCCGCTCAAAGGCGTCATCGTGCAGTTTGGGGGACAGACGCCGCTCAACCTGGTGGAAGCGCTGGACAAAGCGGGTATCCCCATTCTCGGCACGCCGCCGGACGCCATTCATCTGGCGGAAGACCGTGGGCGCTTTGGGGCGCTGTTGAAAGAGTTGGGCATTCCCAGCCCGGCGTGGGGTGTGGCGCGTTCGCTGGAAGAAGCGCAGCGCGTCGCCGCCGAGATTGGGTACCCCGTGGTGGTGCGCCCTTCGTATGTGCTGGGTGGGCGCGCCATGGCGATTGTGTACGACGAGGCGCACCTGGCGCAGTTCATCGAAGCGGCGTTTGAAGCCGCACCGGGGCAATCGGTGCTGATTGACCAGTACCTGGAAGATGCGTATGAGGTGGATGTGGACGCGGTCGCCGACGGCGAGCGTGTGGTGATTGGCGGTGTGATGCAGCATATTGAGGAAGCCGGTATCCACAGCGGCGATTCCGCCTGTGTGTTGCCCCCCTACAAGATTTCCTACTTCCACCTGAGCCGCATTCGGGATTACACCGAGCGCCTGGGGCTGGCGTTGGGGGTGCGTGGGCTGATGAACGTGCAGTATGCCATCAAGGATGATGAGGTGTATGTGCTGGAAGTGAACCCGCGCGCGAGCCGTACCGTGCCGTTTGTGAGCAAGGCGACCGGTGTGCCCCTGGCGCGGCTGGCGGCGTTGGTGATGGTGGGGCATACGCTGGAAGAATTGGGGCTGACGCGCGAGCCGGATGTGCCGGGCTTTTTCGTGAAGGAAGCGGTTTTGCCCTTCAAGAAGTTCCTGGGGGTGGACGCCCTGTTGGGGCCGGAGATGCGCAGTACGGGTGAAGTGATGGGCGTTGGTTGGCGGTTTGGTGAAGCGTTCAGCAAGGCGCAGTTGGCGGCAGGCGACCGCTTGCCCACCGAGGGGACGGTTTTCATCAGCGTCAACGATTTTGACAAGGGGGCGGCGCTCAAAATCGCGCGCGACCTGCACCGCCTGGGCTTTCGCTTGCTGGCGACGCGCGGCACGGCGGCGTTTTTTGCCAACGCTGGCTTGCCGGTGGAACCGGTCAACAAAGTCAGCGAAGGCAGCCCCCATGTGGTAGACCTCATCCGCCGTGGCGAGATTCACCTCATCATCAACACCCCGCTTGGGGCGACCGCCCACGACGATGGGCGTTCCATTCGCGTCGCGGCGGTGCGCTACGGCGTCCCCCTGCTGACCACGCTCAGCGCGGCGCAAGCCGCCGTCAATGGCATTCGTGCCATGCGCGAAGCCAAATGGGATGTGCGCCCGTTGCAGGTGCTCTAA
- a CDS encoding C45 family peptidase — protein sequence MSMVKGALGRILVVAALALLVWPPMTTPLFPPPTPLPDGALAFEQGRLLTREGWLVLVLEGAPYEMGVQQGVLLGARLRGLLQDVVYPALLDAGWDGATLLRVARASFSAWPAWAQEEARGVAAGAGIALHDVVLLNAWPFMLIDPPALHADLARWSPPFRVDAEMALAARPLPEPPAPWPTRPLVSPVQAPLAGVLWAAGGEVNATREWLAGGYLSAPPSAPYGLVVVRRPPAGRASLGVALPGWVGVQVGMQDGGLTIGWAPLPTQDRAVAGAPPQVLVQAALSAAHTHEDVPEIVLGTPRLVGGDLLAVDAEGALRVLFSGRMFAVETADAMLVAPTALPATMAVSDQPAYLDDAARRAAWLSANAGFLTRDAYASALTEMGGAHPDGWLAWYAAPAEGTMWLATQAGAFPAPASEFLAWTQTTWLNEERAP from the coding sequence ATGAGCATGGTGAAAGGGGCGCTGGGGCGCATTCTGGTTGTGGCGGCGCTGGCGTTGCTGGTCTGGCCGCCTATGACGACGCCCTTGTTCCCACCGCCGACACCGCTCCCCGACGGCGCACTGGCGTTCGAGCAGGGGCGTTTGCTGACACGTGAGGGCTGGCTGGTGCTCGTGCTGGAGGGCGCGCCCTACGAGATGGGGGTTCAGCAAGGCGTGCTGCTGGGGGCGCGGTTGCGCGGGCTGCTGCAAGATGTGGTCTATCCGGCTCTGCTGGACGCCGGATGGGACGGGGCAACGCTTCTGCGTGTAGCGCGGGCTTCCTTTTCGGCATGGCCGGCTTGGGCGCAGGAAGAAGCCCGCGGCGTAGCGGCTGGGGCGGGTATTGCCTTGCACGATGTTGTTCTGCTGAATGCGTGGCCGTTCATGTTGATTGACCCGCCCGCGTTGCACGCCGACCTGGCGCGCTGGTCGCCGCCTTTCCGCGTGGATGCGGAGATGGCTTTGGCGGCGCGCCCTCTGCCCGAACCGCCTGCTCCCTGGCCGACGCGCCCACTGGTTTCCCCTGTGCAAGCGCCTTTGGCGGGGGTGCTCTGGGCGGCGGGGGGCGAGGTGAACGCGACCCGTGAATGGCTGGCGGGGGGGTATCTCTCTGCACCGCCGTCTGCGCCCTATGGGCTTGTCGTCGTCCGTCGTCCGCCGGCGGGGCGCGCCAGCCTGGGGGTGGCGTTGCCCGGCTGGGTGGGGGTGCAGGTGGGCATGCAGGATGGCGGGTTGACCATTGGGTGGGCGCCCTTGCCGACGCAAGACCGTGCCGTGGCGGGCGCACCGCCGCAGGTTCTCGTGCAGGCGGCGCTCTCCGCTGCACACACGCACGAAGATGTCCCCGAAATCGTTTTGGGAACGCCCCGACTGGTGGGCGGCGACCTGCTGGCGGTGGATGCCGAGGGTGCGCTGCGCGTGCTCTTTTCGGGGCGCATGTTTGCCGTCGAGACGGCCGATGCGATGCTTGTGGCGCCGACGGCATTGCCCGCAACAATGGCGGTCTCCGACCAACCCGCGTACCTGGATGACGCCGCCCGTCGCGCGGCATGGCTGAGCGCCAACGCCGGCTTTTTGACGCGCGACGCCTACGCTTCGGCGTTGACGGAGATGGGGGGGGCGCACCCCGACGGCTGGTTGGCGTGGTACGCCGCCCCGGCGGAAGGTACAATGTGGTTGGCAACGCAAGCCGGTGCGTTTCCCGCGCCGGCGTCGGAATTCCTGGCTTGGACACAAACAACCTGGCTAAACGAGGAGCGAGCGCCGTGA
- the carA gene encoding glutamine-hydrolyzing carbamoyl-phosphate synthase small subunit: MPHVWEQGPPARLVLEDGSVWHGYGFGAEGTRVGEVVFNTSMTGYQEIITDPSYAGQIVVMTAPHIGNTGVTPEDDEASRAFLRGFVVREYSPVVSNWRARASLSAWLAEQEIVAIQGVDTRAITRRLREKGSLRGLITTDATRSDADLLEEVRAWPGLDGVDMVQTVTCAEAYHWTEPTADAWEFRQWQAHGDAAPARPFYVVAYDFGIKRNILRRLTSHGCRVTVVPAHTPAEEVLALNPDGVFLSNGPGDPSALPYAVEATRALLGRVPIFGICLGHQILGQALGGRTYRLKFGHHGGNQPVKYLRTGHVEISAHNHNFAVDPESLPPDVEVTHVNLNDGCCEGLRHTTLPAFSVQYHPEAAPGPHDADYLFAEFVRLMAAHRQTKENVPGEYQKTREE, from the coding sequence ATGCCACACGTTTGGGAACAGGGTCCCCCGGCTCGCCTCGTGCTCGAAGACGGTAGCGTCTGGCATGGGTACGGCTTTGGTGCTGAAGGCACACGGGTGGGCGAAGTCGTTTTCAACACCAGCATGACCGGCTACCAGGAGATTATCACCGACCCCAGTTACGCCGGGCAAATTGTGGTGATGACCGCGCCCCACATTGGCAATACGGGCGTAACGCCCGAAGATGACGAGGCGAGCCGCGCATTCCTGCGCGGCTTTGTTGTACGTGAGTACAGCCCCGTTGTCTCGAACTGGCGCGCCCGCGCTTCGTTGTCCGCTTGGCTGGCGGAACAGGAAATTGTTGCCATTCAGGGCGTTGACACACGCGCTATCACGCGCCGCCTGCGCGAAAAAGGAAGTTTGCGGGGGCTGATTACCACAGACGCCACCCGCTCTGACGCCGACTTGCTGGAAGAAGTGCGCGCCTGGCCTGGGCTGGATGGCGTGGATATGGTGCAAACCGTCACCTGCGCCGAGGCATACCACTGGACCGAGCCAACCGCCGACGCCTGGGAGTTTCGCCAGTGGCAGGCGCACGGCGATGCCGCGCCCGCGCGCCCCTTCTACGTCGTTGCGTATGACTTTGGTATCAAGCGCAACATTTTGCGCCGCCTCACAAGCCACGGTTGCCGCGTCACCGTCGTCCCGGCGCATACGCCGGCTGAAGAGGTGTTGGCGCTCAACCCGGACGGCGTTTTCCTCAGCAACGGTCCCGGCGACCCCTCGGCGCTCCCCTACGCGGTCGAAGCGACCCGCGCCCTGCTGGGGCGTGTGCCTATCTTCGGCATTTGCCTGGGGCACCAGATTTTAGGGCAGGCGCTGGGTGGGCGCACCTATCGCCTCAAATTTGGGCACCACGGCGGCAATCAGCCGGTGAAATACCTGCGCACCGGGCACGTTGAAATCAGCGCCCACAACCACAACTTCGCGGTTGACCCGGAGAGCCTTCCCCCTGATGTTGAGGTGACCCACGTCAACCTGAACGATGGCTGTTGTGAAGGGTTGCGCCATACGACCTTGCCTGCGTTCAGCGTCCAGTACCACCCCGAAGCCGCCCCCGGTCCTCACGATGCCGATTACCTGTTCGCCGAATTTGTGCGGCTGATGGCCGCTCACCGGCAAACCAAAGAAAACGTGCCAGGCGAATATCAAAAGACGCGCGAGGAGTAA
- a CDS encoding DUF2203 domain-containing protein, with amino-acid sequence MKTFTVEEANALLPLLRPRVEALLKLRGEILHHRSEVLAIVEGAEGEGGSRSATEMADRFRRMQMLVESIQRFGVVVRDVNSGLIDFPAERHGQRVYLCWQYGEPRILYWHEEHVGYAGRRSIEEW; translated from the coding sequence GTGAAAACGTTTACTGTGGAAGAAGCCAATGCCTTATTGCCGCTGTTGCGTCCACGTGTGGAGGCGTTGCTGAAACTGCGCGGCGAGATTCTGCACCATCGAAGTGAAGTGCTGGCGATTGTCGAAGGGGCGGAAGGCGAAGGGGGAAGCCGCTCGGCGACCGAAATGGCAGACCGCTTTCGCCGTATGCAAATGCTGGTGGAGAGCATTCAACGTTTCGGCGTCGTGGTGCGTGATGTCAATAGCGGCTTGATTGATTTTCCCGCCGAGCGGCATGGTCAGCGGGTCTATCTTTGCTGGCAATATGGCGAGCCGCGTATCCTCTACTGGCATGAGGAGCATGTGGGCTACGCTGGGCGTCGTTCGATTGAAGAGTGGTGA
- a CDS encoding DUF1028 domain-containing protein — translation MPILSTFSIVAYDPETQSWGVAVQSKFLAAGAVVPYAEAGAGAVATQSYANLRYGPLGLHMMRLGMSAEETIAALTAGDPGRAKRQVGVVDREGRAAAFTGDECYPWAGHRVGDHFACQGNILAGPQVVDAMFETFRDSRSEFPLRLIEALAAGQAMGGDRRGQQAAGLLVVRAGAGYGGFNDVAVDLRVDDHERPIDRLRELYDLHTLYFGESPESEQEPLTEDLIRELVRIAQRAGHYTGEVVGTLTREVREALDALMGTENLEMRWHPDERRIDRPALAFLRKRFKQE, via the coding sequence ATGCCAATCCTCTCAACTTTTTCGATTGTCGCCTACGACCCCGAAACTCAATCCTGGGGGGTGGCTGTGCAGTCCAAGTTTTTGGCGGCGGGTGCGGTGGTGCCCTATGCCGAAGCGGGAGCCGGCGCCGTGGCAACGCAATCGTACGCGAATTTGCGCTATGGTCCGCTGGGGTTGCACATGATGCGCCTGGGAATGAGCGCCGAGGAGACGATTGCGGCGCTGACGGCGGGCGACCCCGGACGGGCAAAACGCCAGGTGGGGGTGGTTGACCGCGAAGGACGCGCGGCGGCCTTCACCGGTGATGAATGCTACCCATGGGCGGGGCACCGCGTGGGCGACCATTTTGCCTGCCAAGGCAACATTTTGGCCGGTCCACAGGTGGTGGACGCCATGTTTGAAACGTTCCGCGATTCACGCTCCGAATTCCCCTTGCGGCTGATTGAAGCGTTGGCGGCGGGGCAAGCCATGGGGGGCGACCGCCGCGGGCAACAGGCGGCGGGGCTGCTGGTGGTGCGTGCCGGCGCGGGCTACGGCGGTTTCAACGATGTGGCGGTTGATTTGCGCGTGGACGACCACGAGCGCCCGATTGACCGCTTGCGCGAACTCTACGACTTGCATACGCTCTACTTTGGCGAATCTCCCGAATCGGAACAAGAGCCGTTGACCGAAGACCTCATCCGCGAGTTGGTGCGCATTGCCCAACGCGCCGGACATTACACCGGCGAGGTTGTCGGTACTTTGACGCGCGAAGTGCGCGAGGCGCTGGATGCGCTCATGGGCACCGAAAACCTGGAAATGCGCTGGCACCCCGACGAGAGGCGCATTGACCGCCCCGCGCTGGCGTTTTTGCGCAAGCGTTTCAAGCAAGAGTGA
- a CDS encoding threonine synthase — MQRTSFLSHLECGWCGATYDADRLWNLCPACERPLLARYDLEAARQAFPREALRGREPTLWRYTEMLPVRDPAYRLTLGEGFTPLLPFKRLGARLGLTHLYAKDEGLNPTASFKARGLCMAVSRAAELGVSRLAIPTAGNAGSALAAYAARAGIPAHVFAPADVPPVFVAEMRALGAEVTLVEGLITDAARFVREGVAAGRWFDVSTLKEPYRVEGKKTMGYELAEQFGWRLPDVIVYPTGGGTGLVGMWKAFAEMEALGWIDDKRPRMVSVQSAGCAPIVRAFQQGADTAEPWENAATIADGLRVPAAVGDFLILRAIRESGGTAVAVSDDEIRAAQREIGAQEGVFVAPEAAATWAAVQHLVRDAWIAPDERVVLFLTGSGLKYTHLVQDA; from the coding sequence ATGCAACGAACATCGTTTCTTTCACACCTGGAATGCGGTTGGTGTGGCGCGACGTATGACGCCGACCGCTTGTGGAACCTCTGCCCAGCCTGTGAGCGCCCCTTGCTGGCACGCTACGACCTCGAAGCGGCGCGCCAAGCGTTCCCCCGCGAGGCGTTGCGCGGGCGTGAACCCACTTTGTGGCGCTACACCGAGATGTTGCCTGTGCGCGATCCCGCTTACCGTTTGACGTTGGGCGAAGGGTTTACGCCCTTGCTCCCCTTCAAGCGGTTGGGGGCGCGGCTTGGGCTGACTCACCTCTACGCCAAAGATGAAGGGCTGAACCCGACGGCTTCTTTCAAGGCGCGCGGCTTGTGCATGGCGGTTTCACGCGCCGCCGAACTGGGCGTCTCGCGGCTGGCCATTCCCACCGCCGGCAACGCTGGAAGCGCTCTTGCCGCCTATGCCGCGCGTGCGGGCATTCCGGCGCATGTGTTCGCCCCCGCCGACGTGCCGCCCGTCTTTGTGGCGGAGATGCGGGCGTTGGGCGCGGAAGTTACGCTGGTTGAGGGGCTGATTACGGATGCGGCGCGTTTTGTGCGCGAAGGCGTTGCCGCAGGACGCTGGTTTGATGTCTCCACACTCAAAGAACCCTACCGCGTTGAAGGCAAAAAGACGATGGGCTACGAACTGGCGGAACAATTCGGCTGGCGTTTGCCCGATGTCATCGTCTATCCGACCGGCGGCGGCACGGGGTTGGTGGGCATGTGGAAAGCCTTTGCCGAAATGGAAGCCCTGGGCTGGATTGACGACAAGCGCCCGCGCATGGTGAGTGTGCAGAGCGCCGGCTGTGCGCCGATTGTGCGCGCCTTTCAGCAGGGGGCTGACACGGCGGAGCCGTGGGAGAACGCGGCTACGATTGCCGATGGGCTGCGCGTACCGGCGGCTGTGGGGGATTTTCTCATTTTGCGCGCCATTCGCGAAAGCGGCGGCACGGCGGTGGCCGTTTCGGACGATGAGATTCGCGCTGCGCAACGCGAGATTGGCGCACAAGAAGGCGTTTTTGTCGCGCCCGAAGCCGCGGCAACGTGGGCGGCTGTTCAACACCTTGTGCGCGACGCCTGGATTGCCCCCGATGAGCGCGTGGTGCTCTTTTTGACGGGCAGCGGCTTGAAATACACCCACCTGGTGCAAGACGCATGA
- a CDS encoding GNAT family N-acetyltransferase, which translates to MTTYRLREGNEQDWTIALRRLAERSWGTLPEHLRRRTSPQQVYRETDATARAILNSGGWHYLIVAENEQGENVGHLWVGEARDSFTGIKRGYIYDIFVEPAHRRRGLGRRLMLEAERLCRQRGDHEMGFSVEVNNIAARRLYESLGYRTEYLVMSKPLVDSERE; encoded by the coding sequence ATGACGACCTACCGCCTGCGGGAAGGAAACGAGCAGGATTGGACGATAGCGCTTCGACGCCTGGCGGAACGCTCATGGGGCACATTGCCCGAACACCTGCGCCGCCGCACAAGCCCCCAACAGGTCTATCGTGAAACGGACGCCACGGCGCGCGCCATTTTGAACAGCGGCGGCTGGCATTATCTCATCGTTGCCGAGAATGAGCAGGGCGAGAATGTGGGGCATCTGTGGGTGGGCGAAGCCCGCGACAGTTTCACCGGTATCAAACGGGGCTACATTTACGATATTTTTGTCGAACCGGCGCACCGCCGACGCGGTCTTGGGCGGCGGCTCATGCTTGAAGCCGAGCGCCTCTGCCGTCAACGGGGCGACCATGAGATGGGGTTCAGTGTGGAAGTGAACAACATTGCCGCGCGGCGGTTGTATGAATCGCTGGGCTATCGAACCGAGTACCTGGTGATGAGCAAGCCGCTGGTGGATAGCGAGCGGGAGTGA
- a CDS encoding carbohydrate-binding module family 20 domain-containing protein — MIRPRFACLRVVWVVSALVVAFWLWASPRPAFAQGPTRTVAVHLFEWRWEDIALECEQFLGPKGFAAVQVSPPQEHAIVTSSDGGPYPWWQRYQPVSYQLVSRSGDRQAFIDMVQRCHAAGVDVYVDAVINHMTGQESGVGSAGSTYTHYDYPNYAPWDFHYCGTPGNEIQSYSDRYQVQNCELVNLADLNTGSEYVRNTIAAYLNDLVSIGVDGFRIDAAKHMNTNDIAAILARVNGSPYIYQEVIEAAGEPITGDEYFQNGDVTEFDYSTSLGNVFLHGQLSWLSSFGEAWGFMPSDKALVFVDNHDNQRGHGGGGDVVTYKNGTLYDLANVFMLAWPYGYPRIMSSYEFSHRDQGPPSYSDGTTKPVHNPDGSLNCFGAEWKCEHRWRPIANMVEFRNVTAPAFYVSNWWTDGYNQIAFGRGDLGFVVINRDTSKWLSQTLQTGMPAGTYCDVISGERNGSSCTGNTITVNADGTASFSVPPMSAVAIHANSKVSNSVAVTFDVYATTYWGQNVYVVGNIPALGSWNTAQAVPLSASAYPRWRGTVQLPANTWVEYKYIKKDGGSVVWESGGNRTFTTPSGGSLTRTDTWR, encoded by the coding sequence ATGATACGTCCACGTTTTGCGTGTCTACGTGTTGTTTGGGTTGTCAGCGCCCTGGTTGTTGCTTTCTGGCTCTGGGCGTCGCCGCGCCCTGCGTTCGCCCAAGGGCCTACGCGGACGGTTGCCGTACACCTGTTTGAATGGCGTTGGGAAGACATCGCGCTCGAATGTGAGCAGTTTCTCGGACCGAAAGGGTTTGCCGCTGTGCAAGTTTCCCCACCGCAGGAACATGCCATCGTCACCTCATCCGACGGGGGACCTTACCCCTGGTGGCAACGGTATCAACCCGTCTCGTATCAACTCGTCAGTCGCAGCGGCGACCGGCAGGCGTTCATTGACATGGTTCAGCGGTGCCACGCCGCCGGTGTGGACGTGTACGTGGACGCTGTCATCAACCACATGACGGGGCAAGAAAGCGGCGTCGGCTCGGCGGGTTCCACCTACACCCACTACGATTACCCCAACTATGCGCCGTGGGATTTCCACTACTGCGGCACACCGGGCAACGAAATTCAGTCGTACAGTGACCGCTACCAGGTGCAAAACTGCGAACTGGTCAACCTGGCCGACCTCAACACCGGTTCGGAATACGTGCGCAACACGATTGCCGCGTACCTGAACGACCTGGTGAGCATTGGCGTGGATGGCTTTCGCATTGACGCCGCCAAGCACATGAACACGAACGATATTGCCGCCATTCTCGCGCGTGTGAACGGCTCGCCCTACATCTATCAGGAAGTTATCGAAGCCGCGGGTGAACCCATCACGGGCGACGAATACTTCCAAAACGGCGACGTGACCGAATTCGATTACAGCACCTCGCTGGGCAACGTTTTCTTGCATGGACAACTCTCGTGGCTCTCCTCGTTCGGCGAAGCATGGGGGTTCATGCCCAGCGATAAAGCCCTGGTTTTTGTGGATAACCACGATAACCAGCGGGGGCACGGCGGCGGCGGCGACGTCGTGACCTACAAGAACGGCACGCTGTACGATCTCGCCAACGTCTTCATGCTGGCATGGCCTTACGGCTACCCGCGCATTATGTCGAGTTATGAGTTCTCCCACCGCGACCAGGGACCGCCGTCGTACAGCGACGGGACCACCAAGCCCGTCCACAACCCGGACGGCTCGCTCAACTGCTTTGGCGCTGAGTGGAAGTGTGAACACCGCTGGCGTCCCATCGCCAACATGGTTGAATTTCGCAATGTGACAGCGCCGGCGTTCTACGTCAGCAATTGGTGGACCGACGGCTACAACCAGATTGCGTTCGGGCGTGGGGATTTGGGATTTGTGGTCATCAACCGCGACACGTCGAAGTGGCTTTCGCAAACGTTGCAGACAGGCATGCCCGCAGGGACGTACTGCGACGTGATCAGCGGCGAACGCAACGGCAGCAGTTGCACCGGCAACACCATCACGGTCAACGCAGACGGCACAGCGTCGTTCTCGGTGCCGCCGATGAGCGCCGTCGCCATTCACGCCAACAGCAAAGTGAGCAACAGCGTTGCGGTCACGTTCGACGTGTACGCGACCACGTATTGGGGGCAAAATGTCTATGTCGTGGGCAACATTCCCGCACTGGGGAGTTGGAACACCGCCCAGGCGGTGCCGCTTTCGGCAAGCGCCTACCCACGCTGGCGCGGCACCGTTCAACTACCTGCAAACACGTGGGTCGAATACAAGTACATCAAGAAGGATGGCGGCTCCGTCGTCTGGGAAAGCGGCGGCAATCGCACATTCACCACACCATCAGGCGGAAGCCTGACCCGTACCGACACCTGGCGCTAA